The window TGGTAACAGGCTCTTTTTGCTTTTCTTATTCTATTGAAAAATAATAAATTTTTGAAAGGTGGAATACTATGTTCATTCTTCAATTGGCACTCATTATCCTGGCAGCTAAGCTTGCAGGTGCTCTGAGCGTAAGGTTCGGGCAGCCTTCCGTACTAGGAGAAATCATTGTAGGTGTTTTACTTGGACCATCTGTTTTCGGATTAATTGAAGCAACAGAAACCTTAGCAACATTTAGTACCATCGGTGTTATTTTATTAATGTTTATCGCTGGGCTGGAAACGGATCTTGGTGAATTTAAACGTTCCGGCAAGGCATCAGCCTTTGTTGGATTCGGTGGCATTATTGTTCCATTATTTTTAGGATACCTTGCAGGGGAAATGATGGGGCTGACAAACTTGCAATCGTGGTTTTTGGGCGTCATGCTTTCTGCAACAAGTGTGAGTATCTCCGTTCAAGCTCTTAAAGAAATGAACCAATTAAAGACGCCTGAAGGAACGACCATTCTTGGTGCCGCCGTTCTAGATGATGTTGTAGTAATGATCATATTGGCATTCCTAATGAGCTTTGCAGGCGGTGGGGATGTATCCTTAACAGCATTGGTCATAAAGAAAGTATTGTTCTTTGTATTTGCTATTTTAATTGCCTGGAAAGTGGTTCCTTGGGTCATGAATAAACTTACAAAATTACCTGTAAGTGAAGCGGTCATTTCAGCTGCATTAATTATTTGTTTTGTTTATGCATTTACAGCCGAAATTACAGGTGTTGCAAACATTATTGGAGCCTATATAGCAGGTATTGCTTTAGGCTTAACCAAATTCAAACAAGAGGTATTTGAAAAAGTTGAAACAATCAGCTATTCCATTTTTGTTCCGGTATTCTTTGCCTACATTGGTATTTCCGCTCAATTTACTGGCATTCTTGATAATTTAGGTTTGATTATTTTACTTAGTATTTTAGCCATTTTAACCAAGTTGGTTGGAGCAGGAGCTGGTGCAAAACTATCTGGGTTCGGTTGGAACAGCTCAATGGGAATTGGCTCGGCAATGGTTTCCCGTGGTGAAGTTGCATTAATTGTTGCATCTATGGGCTTAGCATCAAATTTAGTAACTCAAGATATGTATGCAACCATCATTGTTGTTGTCATCGTAACAACGATTGTTACTCCGCCAATGATGAAGTTCTTTTTTAAACCGAATGTGAAAACTGAATTATTAGCAAGCTAACCAAAATAGATACTCCCGATAAACGGTTTCGCATTGAATAACGGTTTGGGATATGAAGTGCCAGTGCTTTTCGCAATGCAATTAGCAATGAAATTAGCACACAAAGAAGCTCAAAGCCTTGAGCTTCTTTTATTTTTTTTTGTTGTTGTACATAAGCACTCTTTAGTAAAAGAAGAAAGTTTGTTTATTATTGTTAATCCAATTCATTTCTGATAAAGAAATACACCGATTGAATAAATTAAAGAAATAAAGGGTAGCGCAACAAAAAAGAAAAACCAAAAGAAATCCCCACTTTTTACATTGATCATAGGATGTTTAATTTCTTTTTTTATTTTTACACCAATCTCCATAACTATCACTCCTTTTCTAACAGACTTTATCTATTTTTAAAAAATTAGTTTCTCATTTAACCAAAACTGAAGTAAAGGATATACTCTTTCTTGAAGAAAAGCAACCCGTTAATCTAATATTTTTAATACGTATATTGACTATTTTTTTACAGATGTTGTTCCACTAAATGACAGGATTGTTGAATAAGAGCTAAAGACGTTTGTTCAAAAAGGAATTCAACAAAAGGTGCCTCAATCCTTCCTGGATCAACGCACCCGTTATTTGAAGAAGTTATATAACGCTGGAAAGCATGCACCACATACAATTTCGTGGACAATACTCTTATTCACTCCATACGTCTTATCATAAATCCATAATTTTGAGAAAGAAACTACTGCTCTCTTAACCCGTTTGTTCCACTAAACACCTTTTCGAGGAAAAAACCCTATTCTTGTTTCTTCATAAACATGTTTGCGGACCACCCTATCACATGCTTGCTATTGGAATACTACAACTCTTTTATATTGGTTCAACTCTATTTTTCATGTACCTGCGAAGAAATAGAACAGCATAGTAAAAAGCCTATCTTTCAAGAGCTACTGTTGCTCGAAAGATAGGCTTTTTTGTAGGGGTGGGACATGGGACCTGTCCCTGTGACCCACTTATTCCCAAATAGCGTTTACGTTGTTAGTGAGCATTGCTTTAATTTCGTTGTTAGCATTACTATTATTTAGGTGCCTTGTAAAGTCTTTAAGGTGTTTTTTTGCTTGTTGTATGTGGCCTTTATCGTAATGATGCTGTGCTTGGTCTAAACGGTTTGTTAGTTGTTTTGCTAGTGAATGTTCGATTTGTTTAGATGTTTGAAGCTCTGCAATCTGATTAGCTACTGTAGCTGTGGTGACGGTAACTGTCACGGTTAGCTTATTTGATGTGTATTCTTTATCTTGATAAGTCACAATTGCTTGAATTTCGGTAGTTCCTGCATTTTTACCAGTAATTTTTCCGTTCTCTACCGCAGCAACCTGTGGTGAACTATTTATCCACTCTACATCAACTTCATCTAGATCGACTGAATCCCCATTCGTAAGAAGTACAGATAGTTTGGATTCCATTTCCTCACCTTGGAGTAGTGTATTTTCTCCGGAGAGCACCACTTCATCTAGGACAACTTCTCTTTCATACGTTAATTTGAAGTCATCATAATATGCCCCTGACGTTGTAAAGAAGTTAGAAGCCCCTCCAAATAATCTAGCAGAAACAGCATTTTCAGGTGCTGTGACCGTAGCACGTACCGTTTGCCATTGTTTATGTCCGCCCCTAACGTGAATGATATTGACACCATCGACATCCTTCCCAACCTGCTTACCAGCTGCATCAAAATAACGGATAAAGAAGCTTGCACTGCCATCCTCTAAATACATTTCAACTGTACCCGTATACTCAACACCAGCTGTAACCGGAATTGGATCTGATACAACAAACACTGTTTCATTTTGAGCCCTATCCGTAATTTTCAGGGAATTGTTTCCTGTTTTAGCCTTTTCGTTGGTTATCCTGTACGAAACATTTTTTGTAAGACCAAACAAAGACGACCAACCCGGAATAGAATTGTTTTCTCCTACTGTTCCTTCAAATCCTGCATTTTCAAATGGTACGGGAACCGTTTCATAAATAGGTACAACAGGTAGTTTCCCTCCATCAATGACAGGAATCATTTTTAAATAATTTTGGTCACCGTCGATAAAATAAATATTTTGGTTGCCTTCATTATCGTATGCCAGTTCAATAAACGAGACTTCAGGTCCCGACTCAATCAAGCTAACGTGTTTGAGATTTTCTGATTTAGGGTCTACTACTGCTAATTTTCCACCAATGTCCGTATATAGTAACCCATCTTCTCCAAACAGGATATGGACAGGTCTCCACATCCCTCTATTTTTGATATTCGGATATAAATTCTTAGATTTTACGATTTCGTACGTATCAGGGTTCATTGCAAATAAGATCCCATCAACGGCTCCCCATAATAAACCATCTTCATCAAAGGTCAGTCCACTTATCATTGGAGGCGTATCCAATTCCGGGAAGTCTAATTCAAATTCTGTAATTTTCTTTTGGCCTTCCACATCCCACACAAACATTTTTGCCTTCTTGGCAGTTGGTTCGATATCTAACCCTCCACGGATTGTGGTAGACCCGTAAATCTTGCCATCCTTATAAGCAAGGCCAACGATACTTTGGTCTTGGACAATATTTCTATGTGTCTCTCTTTCTCCTGTAATAGGGTCATAGATTGTCAGCGTTCCACCTAATTTTTGATAGTATGGAATTGTACCGATTAATAATTTTTCATTCTCAAATTTCATGATATATGGACGGTCTTGTTCATAAACATCATATAAATTGAAAAGTGTCTCAGTTTTTAGTGTATCTGTATTCATCTTTTGAATCGATGCTCCGGAGTATATTCCGAAATACATGTCAGAGCCATTACCAGCAGCCATACCTTCCGCTTGACCTTGAGAATACGTGGTAATTTCACCTGTTTTCGTGTTGTATCTTGCCCCTTTTGGACCTCCAGGGTAAGTAGTCATGTAGAGGTTGCCATCAGGACCAAGTCCAAGACTATGTAAAGCTAACGGCAAATTCCCATTCATCGCTAAAGGTAAATCGATTATTTTTTTGGCATCCAAATCCACTGTCATAATTTCTCCGGACCTTTTTACCGTAACAAGACGTGAATCTGTGGAGTCCTCTCCAAATTCAACAAAAGCACTTCCCCGCCATCCTGCTGGATAACGGATACCCGTTTCCCTTGTTTCCAATGTGGTTACATCCACTTCTAAAATATGACGTTCGTTAATTACATATGTTTTGCCATCATTTACAGCTAATTGCGAATATCCAAAAGCTCCGTAGTCATCCTCTGAACCATCCCCTTTTATACCGCCTATTACTTTATCTGTCCACTCTTGTGTAGTTAGATCATAAATTAAAATAGCACTTACCCCACTAAAGCGTACAAATAAGTAGTTTCCAGCAACCTCCATATCATATGCGAATTGCATTTCTTCAAGTGTTTTCCCAAGGATATCAGGTGCATTTTTCGTGATATTTTCTTTTTCTAAAGTCTCAGTGTTGATTCGGTACACACTTCCTGTAACCCCCAAGCCTGCGTAGAGGTAACCGTCGTGGTAGGTTAACGATCGCACATAACTAGCATCACCAATGACATCCACTTTTCCTAGATCAACAAATTTTTGCTGATTGACATCGTATTTGAATATTTTACCTTCTTTTTCCTTGTAGGTACCGATATAGACATTCCCTTGATTATCGGTTGTGCTGCTCCAGAATTGATGGCTTGGATCCGGAATCCCTAAATTCTTAACAGATTTTGTTTGTGGTGAATAACTCCAAAGTTCTCCTGCGTTCTTTTCTGCTAATCCAGCAATATATACGGTTCCATCCGGAGCAATAATATGAGTCCAGACCTGGCTTACTTTTCCTAATTGCTCATTAAAGAGAACCTTATTGTTCTTAACATCAATAACATTAAATAGTCCTCCATTTGCCGTTGTATAGACAACATCTCTCCCATTCTCTTTTCCAAATATGGCATCCGTTACCACTGCCCCTGTAGCAGGAGTACCCAGATTCTGCACTTCTTTAAAACCACGACCTTTCAACTTTGCAACAACAGTCTCATCATTTTTTGTTTCGGCATTTATACTGAATTGAAAGAAACTAGTGATTAACATGACAATTAAGAAGCTTGAGAGCAATTTGCGATAACGTTTTTTCCCCATAATATGTCTCCCTTCGTTTTTTAAAAACAAGGATGATAGCGCTTTCATTTTGTAATACTTTACATACCCCCCTTAATAAAATTGTTGGTTTTTCAAAGATGAATATTCCGAATCATGAACTGATTATATAGTTTACCTAATTTAAGTAACAAGTCCATAATAAGTCGATAAGTTGTCTTTATGGTGTCTTTATGAGGCTAAGGGTGAGGCTGCTTTCGAGTACTGCCCCTCCCGTTCTTTCTACTATGATATCTGGCTGAAACCCTATCATATGGTGCTGAGTCCCAAGTAAATTACTATAAAGTTCAATTACTACTAAATTTTAATTCAAATTCTTCAATCTTATCATTCCACTCGATTTTAAATGGGACAACCGTCTGTTTATCAATAGAAGTGGTATAAGTCCTTTCGTTGTCTACATATACAATAGCTTTGTTTGTAGGCAACCCCTCTGGTGTATTCTCAGAACGTTTTATTTCTTCTGTACCGTATTTATAACTGTAACTTATTTAACGTACATCTT is drawn from Bacillus sp. FJAT-18017 and contains these coding sequences:
- a CDS encoding cation:proton antiporter, with amino-acid sequence MFILQLALIILAAKLAGALSVRFGQPSVLGEIIVGVLLGPSVFGLIEATETLATFSTIGVILLMFIAGLETDLGEFKRSGKASAFVGFGGIIVPLFLGYLAGEMMGLTNLQSWFLGVMLSATSVSISVQALKEMNQLKTPEGTTILGAAVLDDVVVMIILAFLMSFAGGGDVSLTALVIKKVLFFVFAILIAWKVVPWVMNKLTKLPVSEAVISAALIICFVYAFTAEITGVANIIGAYIAGIALGLTKFKQEVFEKVETISYSIFVPVFFAYIGISAQFTGILDNLGLIILLSILAILTKLVGAGAGAKLSGFGWNSSMGIGSAMVSRGEVALIVASMGLASNLVTQDMYATIIVVVIVTTIVTPPMMKFFFKPNVKTELLAS
- a CDS encoding FIMAH domain-containing protein, translated to MGKKRYRKLLSSFLIVMLITSFFQFSINAETKNDETVVAKLKGRGFKEVQNLGTPATGAVVTDAIFGKENGRDVVYTTANGGLFNVIDVKNNKVLFNEQLGKVSQVWTHIIAPDGTVYIAGLAEKNAGELWSYSPQTKSVKNLGIPDPSHQFWSSTTDNQGNVYIGTYKEKEGKIFKYDVNQQKFVDLGKVDVIGDASYVRSLTYHDGYLYAGLGVTGSVYRINTETLEKENITKNAPDILGKTLEEMQFAYDMEVAGNYLFVRFSGVSAILIYDLTTQEWTDKVIGGIKGDGSEDDYGAFGYSQLAVNDGKTYVINERHILEVDVTTLETRETGIRYPAGWRGSAFVEFGEDSTDSRLVTVKRSGEIMTVDLDAKKIIDLPLAMNGNLPLALHSLGLGPDGNLYMTTYPGGPKGARYNTKTGEITTYSQGQAEGMAAGNGSDMYFGIYSGASIQKMNTDTLKTETLFNLYDVYEQDRPYIMKFENEKLLIGTIPYYQKLGGTLTIYDPITGERETHRNIVQDQSIVGLAYKDGKIYGSTTIRGGLDIEPTAKKAKMFVWDVEGQKKITEFELDFPELDTPPMISGLTFDEDGLLWGAVDGILFAMNPDTYEIVKSKNLYPNIKNRGMWRPVHILFGEDGLLYTDIGGKLAVVDPKSENLKHVSLIESGPEVSFIELAYDNEGNQNIYFIDGDQNYLKMIPVIDGGKLPVVPIYETVPVPFENAGFEGTVGENNSIPGWSSLFGLTKNVSYRITNEKAKTGNNSLKITDRAQNETVFVVSDPIPVTAGVEYTGTVEMYLEDGSASFFIRYFDAAGKQVGKDVDGVNIIHVRGGHKQWQTVRATVTAPENAVSARLFGGASNFFTTSGAYYDDFKLTYEREVVLDEVVLSGENTLLQGEEMESKLSVLLTNGDSVDLDEVDVEWINSSPQVAAVENGKITGKNAGTTEIQAIVTYQDKEYTSNKLTVTVTVTTATVANQIAELQTSKQIEHSLAKQLTNRLDQAQHHYDKGHIQQAKKHLKDFTRHLNNSNANNEIKAMLTNNVNAIWE